A section of the Leptospira terpstrae serovar Hualin str. LT 11-33 = ATCC 700639 genome encodes:
- a CDS encoding D-alanine--D-alanine ligase, with the protein MIQTKIALLFGGISGEHIISIRSSYFIFNTIDRDKFQICPVYIDQTGKFWIPKGKDPVYPDPTGKTEAEFLKEFSSQNQISEPQSAAALLDFGFSAAFLGLHGGAGEDGRIQGFLDVLEIPHTGSGVLASALAMDKYRANLLFQTIGIPVAPFVDLEKGKTDARKTVLNLPFSFPVFIKPTLGGSSVNTGMAKTPEEAMVLVDKIFVSEDRVLIQKLISGTEVSIGVLEKKEGEKRTPFALVPTEIRPKSEFFDFEAKYTKGGSEEITPAPVGEEVTKKLQEYTLKCHEVLGCKGYSRTDFIISDGVPYVLETNTLPGMTGTSLIPQQAKALGIEMKDVFTWLLSIALS; encoded by the coding sequence ATGATCCAAACCAAAATCGCACTGCTTTTCGGAGGTATCTCCGGAGAACATATCATCTCCATTCGATCTTCTTATTTCATTTTCAATACAATCGATCGGGACAAATTCCAAATTTGTCCTGTTTACATTGACCAAACGGGAAAATTTTGGATCCCCAAAGGAAAAGATCCAGTTTACCCAGACCCTACAGGGAAAACAGAAGCTGAATTTCTAAAAGAATTTTCTTCCCAAAATCAAATCTCAGAACCGCAGTCTGCGGCTGCACTTTTAGATTTTGGATTTTCTGCCGCCTTTCTCGGATTACACGGAGGTGCAGGTGAAGATGGAAGAATCCAAGGATTTTTAGATGTATTAGAAATTCCTCATACAGGATCAGGAGTTTTGGCTTCTGCTCTTGCCATGGATAAATATAGAGCCAATCTTCTATTCCAAACAATTGGGATTCCCGTGGCTCCCTTTGTGGATCTTGAAAAAGGAAAAACGGATGCTAGAAAAACAGTTTTAAACTTACCGTTTTCCTTTCCCGTATTCATTAAACCAACATTAGGTGGTTCTAGTGTCAATACGGGGATGGCAAAAACACCAGAAGAAGCTATGGTTCTTGTGGATAAAATTTTTGTCTCAGAAGATAGGGTGCTCATCCAAAAGTTAATTTCGGGAACAGAGGTTTCCATTGGGGTTTTGGAAAAAAAGGAAGGGGAAAAAAGAACTCCTTTTGCTCTGGTACCAACAGAGATCCGACCCAAGTCTGAGTTTTTTGATTTCGAAGCAAAGTATACAAAAGGGGGAAGTGAAGAAATTACTCCTGCACCGGTTGGGGAAGAGGTCACCAAAAAATTACAAGAATATACTTTAAAATGTCATGAAGTGCTTGGTTGCAAAGGTTATTCGCGCACTGATTTTATCATTAGTGATGGCGTGCCTTATGTTTTAGAAACTAACACTTTACCTGGAATGACAGGAACAAGTCTTATTCCCCAACAAGCAAAAGCATTGGGGATAGAAATGAAAGATGTGTTTACTTGGCTTTTATCGATTGCCCTTTCTTAG
- a CDS encoding exodeoxyribonuclease VII small subunit has product MVEKKSISFEEALRELEDIAEKLERGTLSLEDSIKAYERGMELKKVCSERLVDAEAKIEFLSKAPSGEIVKSAVKKKKDDVPSKPVEEDLF; this is encoded by the coding sequence ATGGTAGAGAAAAAATCGATTAGTTTTGAAGAAGCACTTCGTGAATTAGAAGACATCGCTGAAAAATTAGAAAGAGGAACACTTTCCTTAGAAGATTCCATCAAAGCTTATGAAAGAGGCATGGAGTTAAAAAAGGTTTGTTCGGAAAGGCTTGTGGATGCAGAAGCAAAAATTGAATTTTTATCAAAAGCACCAAGTGGAGAAATCGTAAAATCGGCGGTCAAAAAAAAGAAAGACGACGTGCCGTCAAAACCAGTGGAAGAAGATTTATTTTAA
- the xseA gene encoding exodeoxyribonuclease VII large subunit — protein MELVDSSLSVSEVNRLIKAKLQDTSEFKNIWVRGEISNYSQTNSSGHMYFSLKDTASVIKCAFFSFQAKNYRGTPLRNGMEILVYGSVSVYEPGGYYSLTVQKIEEIGEGDILLKIEKLKKALLDKGIFDATHKRPLPKFPKRLGIVTSPKGAAVEDIIRIATDLNPSIQILVSPCLVQGDGAEVSIIEAIKELNDPKWEVDVIIAGRGGGSFEDLMAFNQEAVVMAYYNSRIPIISAVGHEIDRVLTDLAADATTPTPTAAAKLAIPNVSDTLIRLDEMEDRIKSALTSVIRIGKEKWTGVISRPVFQNPKTILEIRSTVLDELMTKISLLGKNYLVRKQSEFQRFDNLSQNWKSYIERIHNKFTLAEQRLEHFSPLGTLKRGYSVVRNKNKQVISSIHNIQKNESLEVFLSDGKILVEVKEKI, from the coding sequence ATGGAACTTGTGGACTCATCTCTTAGTGTCAGTGAGGTCAACCGCCTCATCAAAGCCAAACTCCAAGATACATCTGAATTTAAAAACATTTGGGTGCGAGGAGAGATTTCCAACTATTCGCAAACCAATAGTTCCGGACATATGTATTTTTCTTTAAAAGATACAGCTAGTGTCATCAAATGTGCCTTCTTTTCTTTCCAAGCCAAAAACTATCGGGGAACTCCTCTACGGAATGGAATGGAGATTTTGGTTTATGGTTCTGTTTCTGTTTATGAACCTGGTGGGTATTATAGTTTAACAGTTCAAAAAATAGAAGAAATTGGAGAAGGAGATATCCTTCTTAAAATTGAGAAATTAAAAAAAGCCTTACTTGATAAGGGAATTTTTGATGCCACACACAAACGCCCGCTTCCCAAATTTCCAAAACGCCTAGGTATTGTTACTTCGCCCAAAGGTGCGGCGGTGGAAGACATTATACGGATTGCTACCGACCTAAATCCTTCGATTCAAATTTTAGTTTCTCCCTGTCTTGTACAAGGAGACGGTGCTGAAGTTTCCATCATTGAAGCAATCAAAGAATTGAATGATCCCAAATGGGAAGTCGATGTTATCATTGCAGGGCGTGGTGGTGGTTCTTTCGAAGACCTAATGGCCTTCAACCAAGAAGCGGTGGTAATGGCTTATTACAATTCGAGAATTCCCATTATTTCTGCTGTTGGTCATGAAATTGATCGGGTGCTAACAGACCTTGCGGCGGATGCCACAACTCCCACACCGACTGCTGCAGCAAAACTAGCCATCCCCAATGTTTCAGACACCCTCATACGTCTGGACGAAATGGAAGATAGGATTAAGTCAGCACTCACTAGTGTAATACGCATTGGAAAAGAAAAGTGGACAGGCGTTATTTCAAGACCTGTATTTCAAAATCCAAAAACCATTTTAGAAATTAGATCTACGGTTCTAGATGAACTTATGACAAAGATTTCACTCCTTGGAAAAAACTATTTGGTTCGCAAACAAAGTGAATTCCAAAGGTTTGATAATTTATCGCAAAACTGGAAATCATACATAGAAAGAATACATAACAAATTTACCCTCGCCGAACAACGATTAGAACACTTTTCTCCTCTTGGAACATTAAAACGTGGGTATTCTGTGGTACGAAACAAAAACAAACAAGTCATATCTTCCATTCATAATATCCAAAAAAATGAAAGTTTAGAAGTATTTCTTTCTGATGGAAAAATACTCGTAGAAGTAAAAGAAAAAATATAG
- a CDS encoding AI-2E family transporter has product MNWIKNKNEIIVYLLLSAIFIGTCLTLFFVFKPFLWASFLALLFYLTTRKIHKKLKNLLGVKFHGLSPYIMVILMLAGVFIPSYLIVSTLIRESLNLVSYIRNQLTEESIVSLLLNSPMLTDFFTENEFFWIKLPLMYREYVGQHMDILNLDSIYSLLKNSSGFLLGSFEVPGAIIFNAFFTFILLFFLYKEGSRMEHALFVLLPFPTEIEERLGRRIEEAIRTVMMGNLFISLLQGALIYFLLLFTSVSNKFLLSSIATIFSLIPVVGTSVVWLPIGLYMGLVQENWTGSILFMIAGGASYLILENLVKPKILDKKLKTHPFLIFLSLIGGLQEFGVAGIIIGPMALTLVIILWDFWKIFRETRFQNI; this is encoded by the coding sequence ATGAATTGGATTAAAAACAAAAACGAAATTATAGTCTATCTCCTCCTCAGTGCTATATTCATTGGGACTTGCCTCACTTTATTTTTTGTATTCAAACCATTTCTTTGGGCCAGTTTTCTTGCCCTTTTGTTTTATCTCACGACAAGGAAGATTCACAAAAAACTAAAAAACCTATTGGGTGTCAAGTTCCATGGGCTTTCACCCTACATCATGGTCATTCTAATGCTTGCGGGAGTGTTTATCCCTTCCTACCTGATTGTTTCCACTTTAATTCGAGAATCATTAAACTTAGTCAGCTATATTAGAAACCAACTCACAGAAGAATCGATCGTTTCTTTGCTTTTAAATAGCCCCATGCTCACTGACTTCTTTACGGAAAATGAATTTTTTTGGATCAAACTTCCTTTGATGTACCGCGAATATGTTGGCCAACATATGGATATCTTGAACTTAGATTCCATTTATAGTTTACTCAAAAATTCATCTGGGTTTTTACTTGGTTCGTTTGAAGTACCGGGTGCAATTATCTTCAATGCATTTTTTACATTCATTTTACTTTTCTTTTTATACAAAGAAGGAAGTCGAATGGAACATGCACTTTTTGTTCTACTTCCCTTTCCCACAGAAATTGAGGAAAGACTTGGTCGGCGGATTGAAGAAGCCATTCGCACAGTGATGATGGGGAACTTATTTATCTCCTTACTCCAAGGTGCGCTTATATATTTTTTGTTACTCTTTACATCTGTTTCTAATAAGTTTTTACTTTCTAGTATCGCTACCATTTTCTCATTGATCCCTGTTGTGGGAACCTCCGTTGTTTGGTTACCCATTGGTTTGTATATGGGGCTTGTCCAAGAAAACTGGACAGGAAGTATTCTCTTTATGATTGCTGGTGGTGCAAGTTATTTGATTTTAGAGAACTTAGTAAAACCTAAAATTCTGGACAAAAAACTAAAAACACATCCGTTTTTAATCTTTTTATCCCTGATTGGCGGATTACAAGAGTTTGGTGTCGCAGGGATCATCATAGGGCCTATGGCATTAACACTTGTCATCATCCTTTGGGATTTTTGGAAAATATTTAGAGAGACCCGTTTTCAGAATATCTAA
- a CDS encoding DedA family protein — MLDFLQFDAFLTRILELPPLLLWGFFCFSNFLENVFPPWPGDTITVFSGFLSSSPDSPLSFLSVVIATYLGNLLGALVMYFFGDRFLQFLKRSQFPFLSALYQEENLHKTLSWFRKNELIVVLLSRFSAGIRFFVSIVAGMSKMNVIKFVLLYTIAIFLWCGLLLTGGSVMGTHWNQIVVMLSYYNRTIGFILICLFLFFLYQIMKKRNTKLT; from the coding sequence GTGTTAGATTTTCTTCAGTTTGATGCCTTTTTGACTCGAATCCTCGAGTTACCTCCGCTCCTGCTTTGGGGCTTCTTCTGTTTTTCTAACTTTTTGGAGAATGTATTCCCTCCTTGGCCGGGAGATACCATTACAGTGTTTTCCGGATTCCTTTCTTCAAGTCCCGATTCGCCCCTATCTTTTCTTTCTGTAGTGATAGCCACCTACTTGGGAAACCTACTTGGTGCCTTAGTGATGTATTTTTTTGGAGATAGGTTCCTCCAATTCTTAAAACGATCACAGTTCCCTTTTCTTTCGGCACTCTATCAGGAAGAGAATTTACATAAGACACTCAGTTGGTTTCGAAAGAATGAGCTCATTGTGGTATTATTGTCCCGGTTTTCCGCAGGAATTCGATTCTTTGTTTCTATCGTAGCGGGAATGAGTAAAATGAACGTCATTAAATTTGTTCTTTTGTATACGATTGCCATTTTCCTTTGGTGTGGTCTCCTCCTTACGGGTGGGTCCGTGATGGGAACCCATTGGAACCAAATCGTTGTTATGCTGTCATACTACAACCGGACCATCGGATTCATCCTTATTTGTTTATTCTTGTTCTTTCTCTATCAAATTATGAAGAAAAGAAATACAAAGTTGACATGA
- a CDS encoding SpoIIE family protein phosphatase, with amino-acid sequence MNSWGNIAFDFYTFGSLVGVIFTFYNAQFFLTVKEKSEATYQLGMGTLWLGLFHFAYMINFSFMGPASAYLRWLVIIGAMAGASYLTSFFLSYPEVYFPRFKKYLFWIMNTIVVIVTGYFVYISLTAGRLFFFSGHYWDFPVPVFYKVYALIVLGFFVTFSLVALVQIFKMPKESRFASASILIAFILVTILPGIMNAQSRDGAIGRGLYQTITDLVLVVGLFVANVVYINNTKDKTTIISRIIGISLASFLLVLQLVAYSVIQQSEANYDMVHTARAKNFIAGLETDQVPSFHYTYDTNQKEFILKKGMEDSAVDPKSYESEYWNYWALETILSYKQSKNWKEKTKSLLTLLPETSKGYAAEIKRLLALETITNPETLIHELESEKRKILYTRNKLREIPTKNFSDNAESFVSKKEGPLSGFYGEARSVLESSLSEEKKSEVLDQMFSPMPNHGDRNYRGRVKFAENNPEYSFYVSYLIVDKPNGLVHEVGYPYLDYREFQEEVTLPWIIGVLSLAVLVIFGYRLFFLIALLRPIEQIIEGLTEVNSGNLEYRLTVHVEDDIGFMARSFNRMVRSIQAARKKLQQYAEQLEVKVQERTKELENTLKEVQSLKHQQDGDYFLTSLLLQPFNANHAKHDNVHIDFLLEQKKKFTFRQYEKEIGGDLNIANQIFLNNRSYTVFLNADAMGKSMQGAGGALVLGSVFESIITRTQLLGEARNTYPERWIKNTFLELHKIFEGFDGSMLVSLVLGLIDNETGLLYFINAEHPWMVLYRDGIASFIENELMFRKLGTSGVQGNLYIKTFQLEPGDILIAGSDGRDDLLISHTADGKRVINEDERLFLKVVESGKGELDKIYNELAKYGSLTDDLSLLRVSYIEEKERYKIEKERLKEIQALLLKAKEASESSDLQEAVSYLEEANSLEENIPEIKKKFIQLYLKLKDYGNAKKMAKDYSLLKPMDTEIMYITAFCARKVADVKTAIDFGERVRLRDPGHVKNLINLGQTYLADKNLDRAENILSSALELDPENPSLQRLLDHIRKKQNKQDAVS; translated from the coding sequence ATGAACTCTTGGGGAAATATAGCGTTTGATTTTTACACATTCGGCTCTCTCGTCGGTGTGATTTTTACTTTTTACAATGCACAATTTTTTTTAACGGTTAAAGAAAAGTCGGAAGCGACCTACCAATTGGGAATGGGAACACTTTGGCTTGGGCTTTTCCATTTTGCCTATATGATTAATTTTTCCTTTATGGGACCTGCTTCTGCCTATTTGCGTTGGCTTGTAATCATTGGGGCTATGGCAGGTGCTTCCTACCTCACTAGTTTCTTCTTAAGTTACCCCGAAGTATATTTCCCCCGATTCAAAAAATATCTTTTTTGGATAATGAATACAATTGTTGTGATTGTAACTGGTTATTTTGTTTATATAAGTTTAACAGCTGGTAGGTTGTTTTTCTTTAGTGGGCATTATTGGGATTTTCCTGTACCAGTTTTTTATAAAGTATATGCTTTGATTGTTCTTGGTTTTTTTGTTACTTTTTCTTTGGTTGCTTTGGTTCAAATCTTTAAAATGCCTAAAGAATCAAGGTTTGCTTCCGCAAGTATCCTAATCGCATTTATCCTTGTGACTATTCTTCCAGGGATTATGAATGCACAGTCAAGAGACGGTGCGATTGGCCGAGGTCTTTACCAAACCATTACTGATCTTGTTTTGGTGGTGGGACTATTTGTTGCCAATGTAGTTTATATCAATAATACAAAAGATAAAACGACTATTATTTCCCGGATCATAGGAATTTCTCTCGCATCATTTTTGTTAGTTTTACAGCTTGTGGCTTATTCTGTGATTCAACAGTCAGAAGCTAATTATGATATGGTTCATACTGCACGTGCGAAAAACTTTATAGCAGGTTTAGAGACTGACCAAGTCCCTAGTTTTCATTATACCTACGATACAAACCAAAAAGAGTTTATTCTGAAGAAAGGAATGGAAGATTCGGCCGTTGACCCAAAATCTTACGAATCGGAATATTGGAATTATTGGGCATTAGAAACCATCCTTTCCTACAAACAAAGTAAGAACTGGAAAGAAAAAACAAAGAGTTTACTTACTTTGCTCCCAGAAACAAGCAAAGGTTATGCTGCCGAAATCAAAAGACTATTGGCTCTTGAAACGATAACAAACCCAGAAACGTTAATCCATGAATTAGAATCTGAAAAAAGAAAAATTCTCTACACAAGAAACAAATTAAGAGAAATCCCAACTAAGAATTTTTCTGACAATGCGGAATCTTTCGTTTCTAAAAAAGAGGGACCACTTTCCGGTTTTTATGGAGAGGCACGTTCTGTTTTGGAATCCTCACTTTCTGAGGAGAAAAAATCTGAAGTTCTTGATCAGATGTTTTCCCCTATGCCAAACCATGGAGACCGAAACTACAGGGGGCGTGTAAAATTTGCAGAAAATAATCCAGAGTATTCTTTTTACGTAAGTTATCTGATCGTTGACAAACCAAATGGATTAGTCCACGAAGTGGGATACCCTTATCTGGATTATAGGGAATTCCAAGAAGAAGTTACTCTTCCTTGGATCATTGGTGTATTATCGCTTGCGGTACTTGTAATCTTTGGCTACCGACTTTTCTTTTTGATAGCCCTCTTAAGACCGATCGAACAAATCATTGAAGGATTGACAGAAGTAAATTCTGGAAACTTAGAATACCGGCTCACAGTTCATGTGGAAGATGATATAGGTTTTATGGCACGTTCCTTCAACCGAATGGTTCGCTCCATCCAGGCTGCTCGTAAAAAATTACAACAGTATGCGGAACAATTAGAAGTCAAAGTCCAGGAACGAACTAAGGAATTAGAAAATACCTTAAAGGAAGTCCAATCTTTAAAACACCAACAGGACGGTGATTATTTTTTAACATCACTTCTTTTGCAGCCATTTAACGCAAATCATGCGAAGCATGACAATGTTCATATAGATTTTTTATTGGAACAAAAGAAAAAGTTTACCTTCCGCCAGTATGAAAAGGAAATCGGTGGAGATTTAAATATCGCAAACCAGATTTTTTTGAACAATCGCTCTTATACTGTTTTTTTAAATGCAGATGCTATGGGAAAATCTATGCAAGGGGCAGGTGGGGCACTTGTACTTGGTTCTGTATTTGAGTCCATCATTACAAGGACTCAACTTTTAGGAGAAGCAAGAAATACATACCCTGAACGTTGGATTAAAAACACCTTTTTGGAACTTCATAAAATTTTTGAAGGTTTTGATGGGTCAATGCTTGTCTCTCTTGTTCTTGGACTAATTGATAACGAAACAGGTTTACTCTACTTTATCAATGCAGAACATCCATGGATGGTCCTCTACCGTGATGGGATCGCAAGCTTTATAGAAAACGAACTTATGTTTCGTAAACTAGGAACTTCTGGAGTACAAGGAAATCTTTATATCAAAACTTTCCAACTGGAACCAGGAGACATTCTGATTGCAGGATCCGATGGTCGGGATGATTTGCTAATTTCGCATACAGCAGATGGGAAACGAGTGATTAACGAAGACGAAAGGTTATTCTTAAAAGTTGTAGAGTCGGGGAAAGGTGAGCTCGATAAAATTTATAATGAATTGGCTAAGTATGGAAGTTTAACGGACGACTTATCGTTGTTACGTGTTTCTTATATTGAAGAAAAAGAACGCTATAAAATTGAAAAGGAACGATTAAAAGAAATTCAGGCGCTCCTACTTAAAGCAAAAGAAGCCAGCGAATCCTCTGATTTACAAGAGGCAGTTTCCTATTTAGAAGAGGCAAATTCTCTAGAAGAAAATATACCTGAGATCAAAAAGAAATTCATCCAACTCTATTTGAAACTAAAAGACTATGGGAATGCTAAAAAGATGGCAAAAGACTATAGTTTGCTAAAACCGATGGATACGGAAATTATGTACATCACTGCATTTTGCGCTCGTAAAGTAGCCGATGTCAAAACAGCCATTGATTTTGGGGAGCGCGTCCGCCTTCGTGATCCTGGCCACGTCAAAAACCTAATTAACTTGGGACAAACGTATCTGGCAGATAAGAATTTGGACCGGGCAGAGAATATTCTCAGTTCCGCTTTGGAATTAGATCCGGAAAATCCGAGTTTACAAAGGCTTCTTGACCACATTCGGAAAAAACAAAACAAACAAGATGCAGTAAGTTAG
- a CDS encoding GNAT family N-acetyltransferase produces MSESFEIRISQKFGDFKKEEWNLLVSPDSVFQEYEFLSGLEKTGCIGQSDWSPVLISARRNGFLSGVLPAYVRSDSYGEYIFDFQWANAFHRAGIPYYPKLTVAVPFTPVTGDRILLHPDLTNEERESLSSELLQKLLEFGKKQETSSVHILFCKENEQKLGIANSFAPRLSHQYHWFNKGFANFEEFLATLVKDRRKTIRQERRKISETGLVFQTLTGDEITENHAHIFYEFYKDTHSKKWGQPYLNRQFFLEMYETFRHRLLLVLASDPSGRPIGGSWNVFREGFLFGRYWGALEHVPNLHFECCYYRLIDYAIEHKMERVEAGAQGEHKFLRGYEAVPMYSLHHIYNEQGRAAIESYLEREIAMERENISAYNAQSPIKALREG; encoded by the coding sequence TTGAGTGAATCATTTGAGATCAGAATTTCCCAGAAATTTGGGGACTTTAAAAAGGAAGAATGGAATCTCCTCGTTTCCCCAGATTCGGTATTTCAGGAATATGAATTCCTTTCTGGTTTAGAGAAGACTGGTTGTATTGGTCAATCGGATTGGTCTCCAGTCCTTATCTCTGCTAGGCGAAACGGTTTTCTATCGGGAGTCCTTCCGGCTTATGTCCGAAGTGATTCTTATGGCGAATATATTTTTGATTTCCAGTGGGCCAATGCCTTTCACAGAGCAGGGATTCCTTACTATCCAAAGCTTACAGTAGCAGTTCCTTTTACACCTGTTACGGGAGACAGGATTTTACTCCATCCGGATTTAACAAACGAAGAAAGGGAATCTTTAAGTTCCGAACTATTGCAAAAGCTCCTCGAGTTTGGGAAAAAACAGGAAACTTCTTCAGTTCACATTTTATTTTGTAAGGAAAACGAACAAAAGTTAGGCATCGCAAATTCTTTTGCTCCCAGGCTTTCTCACCAATACCACTGGTTTAACAAAGGTTTTGCGAATTTTGAAGAGTTTTTAGCAACATTAGTAAAGGACAGAAGAAAAACCATTCGCCAAGAACGGCGTAAAATTTCAGAAACAGGACTTGTTTTCCAGACACTAACGGGGGATGAAATTACAGAAAATCATGCCCATATATTTTATGAATTTTATAAAGATACACATTCAAAAAAATGGGGGCAACCCTATCTCAACCGCCAATTTTTTTTGGAAATGTATGAAACCTTTCGCCATAGACTTTTGTTAGTTTTGGCTTCGGATCCATCGGGAAGGCCAATCGGTGGGAGTTGGAATGTTTTTCGTGAGGGTTTTTTATTTGGAAGGTATTGGGGAGCTTTGGAACATGTTCCCAACTTACATTTTGAGTGTTGTTATTACCGATTGATCGATTATGCTATCGAACATAAAATGGAACGAGTGGAAGCGGGAGCCCAAGGGGAACATAAATTCCTCCGAGGTTATGAAGCGGTTCCAATGTACAGTTTGCATCATATTTATAATGAACAAGGCAGAGCCGCCATCGAATCCTATTTGGAACGAGAGATAGCTATGGAAAGGGAAAATATTTCCGCCTACAATGCGCAGTCTCCCATCAAGGCTCTGCGGGAGGGATAA
- the clpS gene encoding ATP-dependent Clp protease adapter ClpS → MSDPKRKSYTEMNVELLEREKQKQKLKKPDRYKVILINDDYTPQEFVVFVLANVFRKSMEESRQIMWKAHTSGSAVCGVYSLDIARTKVAEVHKLAEDAGHPLQCQLAKEEDE, encoded by the coding sequence ATGTCAGATCCAAAACGAAAGTCCTATACGGAAATGAACGTAGAACTTCTCGAAAGAGAAAAACAAAAACAGAAATTAAAGAAACCAGACCGATATAAGGTGATCCTTATCAATGATGATTACACACCACAGGAGTTTGTTGTTTTTGTTTTAGCCAATGTTTTTCGGAAATCTATGGAAGAATCTCGTCAAATTATGTGGAAGGCGCATACTTCGGGATCTGCTGTTTGTGGGGTGTATTCACTCGACATTGCTAGAACCAAAGTGGCAGAAGTCCACAAACTGGCTGAAGACGCAGGACATCCATTACAATGCCAATTGGCAAAAGAGGAGGACGAATGA